A DNA window from Candidatus Saccharibacteria bacterium oral taxon 955 contains the following coding sequences:
- a CDS encoding NUDIX domain-containing protein, with product MTHSHSNPNIEIPKHLKEIAHISDENFNIPPIHHNERPITRLGSRGIVLNDNGEIAVIHKKAKNEYKLPGGGIDNGEDPREAFRRECREELGYSVIITNELGITIEYKSQENFQQVSFVYEAKVTGQPYRNRLTYKEKAEGAASYDSVYRTKFMVLRDAQILEHYIKTTK from the coding sequence ATGACACACTCACACTCAAACCCAAACATAGAGATACCAAAACACCTAAAAGAAATCGCACATATCAGCGATGAGAATTTCAATATACCTCCTATACATCACAATGAACGGCCCATAACTCGACTCGGGTCTAGAGGAATTGTATTGAATGATAACGGCGAGATAGCCGTCATCCACAAAAAAGCTAAAAATGAATATAAGCTTCCTGGTGGCGGTATTGACAATGGGGAGGATCCACGAGAAGCATTTAGGCGTGAATGTAGAGAAGAGCTGGGTTACTCTGTCATCATAACTAATGAGCTGGGCATAACCATCGAATATAAGTCACAGGAAAACTTCCAACAAGTTTCATTTGTATACGAAGCAAAAGTAACAGGCCAACCATACAGGAACAGACTCACTTACAAAGAAAAGGCAGAAGGAGCCGCGAGCTATGATTCGGTGTATAGGACTAAGTTTATGGTCCTTAGGGATGCTCAAATTTTAGAGCACTACATAAAAACAACTAAATAG
- the cas2 gene encoding CRISPR-associated endonuclease Cas2, protein MKLRYMRMILFFDLPMVSARERKIYATFRKQLTQEGFVMMQQSVYSKLVLNSTNEKSTYDRLKKIIPDNGVIQLLTITERQFASMEYLAGEYEELSIQSTDRTVVL, encoded by the coding sequence ATGAAGTTACGATATATGAGAATGATATTATTTTTTGACTTACCAATGGTTAGCGCTCGCGAGCGCAAAATATACGCGACATTCCGCAAACAACTTACCCAAGAAGGCTTCGTCATGATGCAACAATCCGTCTACAGCAAGCTAGTGCTCAACTCCACCAATGAAAAATCAACCTACGACAGGCTAAAGAAAATCATACCCGACAACGGTGTTATCCAGCTACTGACAATAACCGAGCGGCAATTCGCCTCAATGGAATATTTGGCAGGGGAGTATGAGGAGCTATCAATTCAAAGCACCGACAGGACAGTGGTTTTATGA
- the mraW gene encoding 16S rRNA (cytosine(1402)-N(4))-methyltransferase — MPLLPKLLKKGGRVGVISFHSLEDRIVKRYFAEQAKSGYEAELDIVTKHPISGATQDVQSAIT, encoded by the coding sequence ATGCCGCTACTACCGAAGCTCCTAAAAAAGGGCGGTCGGGTTGGTGTCATTAGCTTCCACAGCCTGGAGGATCGGATCGTTAAGCGATATTTTGCTGAGCAAGCCAAGAGCGGTTATGAAGCTGAGCTTGATATTGTGACCAAGCATCCGATTAGTGGGGCCACTCAGGATGTTCAATCCGCGATCACGTAG
- a CDS encoding TraM recognition domain-containing protein, whose translation MDEFQNFATDSFATILSEARKYGLNLTVANQYISQMQDSVRDAVFGNVGTMISFRVSADDSPILAKQFEPQFEPNDLLQMHNRNFIINMVINGEKAPAFSAKTSTYHPPKTITLVGLSNIREKTTPATVKRSRRIFQNASYLQKSRC comes from the coding sequence GTGGACGAGTTTCAAAACTTCGCGACCGATTCTTTCGCTACGATTCTATCTGAGGCACGCAAATATGGACTCAATCTCACCGTCGCCAACCAATACATTTCACAAATGCAAGATTCTGTGCGCGACGCCGTCTTTGGTAACGTCGGTACGATGATCAGCTTTCGTGTCTCAGCCGACGACAGCCCAATTCTAGCCAAACAATTTGAACCACAGTTCGAGCCAAACGACCTCTTGCAGATGCACAACCGTAATTTCATCATAAATATGGTAATCAACGGCGAAAAAGCTCCAGCATTTAGCGCAAAAACCTCAACCTACCACCCGCCCAAGACGATAACACTGGTAGGATTATCCAACATACGCGAGAAAACTACGCCCGCAACCGTCAAGAGATCGAGGAGGATATTTCAAAACGCATCCTACCTCCAGAAATCTCGTTGTTAA
- a CDS encoding BspA family leucine-rich repeat surface protein, which produces MNGKIWSTRLMGGKPRCKGYRQATHGPGCQPGLYVSRRQKSKGEGADWQWDTKNVESLNSTFSGARQFNQNISSWNTSKVTDMDNTFTNAYEFNQPIQSWDVSKSILWCGVGICKKV; this is translated from the coding sequence ATGAATGGCAAAATATGGAGCACGCGTTTGATGGGCGGAAAACCTCGATGTAAAGGCTACCGACAAGCCACGCATGGGCCAGGTTGTCAGCCTGGCTTATATGTTTCGAGACGCCAAAAGTCTAAGGGTGAGGGTGCTGATTGGCAGTGGGACACTAAAAATGTAGAGAGTCTAAACAGCACATTCTCTGGGGCCCGTCAGTTTAACCAAAATATCTCAAGCTGGAATACATCTAAGGTGACAGATATGGACAATACGTTCACTAATGCCTATGAATTTAATCAGCCTATTCAGTCGTGGGACGTCAGCAAGTCAATACTATGGTGCGGTGTTGGCATATGCAAAAAAGTTTAA
- the csn2 gene encoding type II-A CRISPR-associated protein Csn2, with amino-acid sequence MNISISGFDNTLSIPDDGGIATLIVHNNLFFRRVVEDMLDIYTKREDNNRTVIYNSDHNPLNFAKDTLVITDIYSYDLANRTITAALYKNIQDNSDIDIAKLAQIEADILDVLSAINTNFSQSINYQTDISINDIMKMAHVGLEANEKNNYLDKLYGIIDSAQQLLSKRLVILINQRQLLSHCELQALLQYVQNNHFSVLFIEKNCKDKLNEENILVIDDDLYDFSTNS; translated from the coding sequence ATGAATATTAGCATTTCAGGATTCGATAATACGCTATCAATACCAGATGACGGCGGCATTGCGACCCTGATTGTACATAATAACCTATTCTTCAGAAGAGTCGTTGAAGATATGCTTGATATATACACTAAAAGGGAAGATAACAACCGCACTGTTATTTACAACAGTGATCACAATCCGTTGAACTTCGCAAAAGACACCCTGGTTATCACAGATATATATTCCTACGATCTAGCCAATCGAACTATCACAGCGGCCCTATATAAAAACATCCAAGACAATAGCGACATCGACATAGCCAAACTGGCACAAATAGAAGCAGACATTTTGGATGTTCTTAGCGCTATAAATACTAATTTCTCACAAAGTATAAACTATCAAACAGATATATCTATCAATGACATCATGAAGATGGCTCACGTAGGACTAGAAGCCAACGAGAAGAATAACTATCTTGACAAGCTTTATGGTATTATAGATTCAGCTCAGCAATTATTATCAAAACGTTTAGTGATTTTGATAAACCAGCGCCAATTATTGTCACACTGCGAGCTACAGGCTCTTTTACAATATGTACAAAACAATCATTTTTCAGTACTTTTTATTGAGAAAAACTGTAAAGATAAGTTAAACGAGGAGAACATTCTCGTTATTGATGACGATTTGTATGATTTTAGTACCAATTCATAA
- a CDS encoding CRISPR-associated protein, which yields MSWRTVIVKNRCKLSYKNDYMLIISDGKEKALHISEIGTLIIENTAVNITAYLLCELARYKVKIIFCDHQRNPYSEIIPYYGAHNASKQMHRQIQWPQTAKDKIWQRIVAQKSSSKLRWSIEKPPTKPPAKRL from the coding sequence ATGTCTTGGCGAACTGTCATCGTCAAGAATCGTTGCAAACTGAGCTATAAAAATGACTACATGCTTATCATCAGCGACGGTAAAGAAAAAGCTCTCCACATCAGCGAAATAGGCACTTTAATTATCGAAAATACCGCCGTCAACATCACTGCCTATCTGCTTTGTGAGCTGGCTCGCTACAAGGTGAAAATAATATTCTGTGATCACCAGCGCAATCCATACAGCGAGATAATACCGTATTACGGCGCGCATAATGCCAGCAAGCAAATGCACCGTCAAATCCAATGGCCTCAGACTGCCAAAGATAAAATCTGGCAGAGAATCGTTGCTCAAAAATCATCAAGCAAGCTCAGGTGGTCTATAGAGAAACCTCCAACCAAACCTCCTGCGAAACGCTTATGA
- a CDS encoding BspA family leucine-rich repeat surface protein encodes MAYAKKFNQPIGEWNTTQLTDALLALAGAERFDQSLAHWDVRRLTDADRLLDGVKISTPNYDATLTSWQAQAVRGNVKLGGGNSNYCVAEAKRNDLIATKSWIITDAGKDCTAYTVTAVDYTGVTDVDENTTLAQYWVG; translated from the coding sequence TTGGCATATGCAAAAAAGTTTAATCAACCTATCGGTGAATGGAATACTACCCAACTTACGGACGCCCTTTTGGCGCTAGCTGGCGCCGAGAGGTTTGACCAGTCGTTGGCGCACTGGGATGTCCGTCGTCTGACAGATGCAGATAGATTACTCGATGGCGTTAAGATATCAACGCCAAACTACGATGCGACGCTGACTTCTTGGCAGGCACAGGCTGTCAGAGGTAATGTCAAGCTTGGCGGCGGTAACAGTAATTACTGTGTGGCAGAGGCTAAGCGCAATGATTTGATTGCTACAAAATCATGGATAATTACGGATGCAGGTAAAGATTGTACAGCGTATACCGTTACGGCAGTGGACTATACTGGCGTTACAGATGTAGATGAGAATACCACACTGGCACAGTATTGGGTAGGTTAA
- a CDS encoding FtsW/RodA/SpoVE family cell cycle protein, with amino-acid sequence MALGTGGLFGRGIGKSIQATGYLPEAINDSIFAIMGKSLGLLVQRLS; translated from the coding sequence ATTGCCCTCGGTACGGGCGGGTTGTTTGGTCGAGGGATCGGAAAGAGTATCCAAGCTACGGGATACCTACCAGAAGCGATTAATGACTCGATTTTTGCTATCATGGGGAAATCTTTGGGTTTATTGGTACAACGATTATCATAG
- the cas9 gene encoding type II CRISPR RNA-guided endonuclease Cas9 (Cas9, originally named Csn1, is the large, multifunctional signature protein of type II CRISPR/Cas systems. It is well known even to general audiences because its RNA-guided endonuclease activity has made it a popular tool for custom editing of eukaryotic genomes.) yields the protein MISSFDSQNLQTFMDFISADESVAKKVKAILLDRSLSRSTRKSAIIELLQPSPDNKKTISEAVGAVIGLKWNANKLFEDDSLEAKGEFSNKNYEEQRDEIATAIGDDRYGLVETLESVYQWTIFSQFIRKDSCLSDIMVEKYDDYRQDLSDLKSLFHEFLPKESYKSFFHGDAAEFELYNNHKRNLDDLYKSIKKQLGEVAKDDPHYQRFEKRAELEEFLSRQRIRDNGAIPHQIHQYELERIIDNQAQYYPLLAQNRDKIISIFTFKLPYYIGPLKTGGNFAWSVKKKDGVIYPWNFDEIIDDEASAERFIDRMHNNCTYLPDEEVLPKNSLLYQEYEVRNELKNVTVNGERLSPDIQNRIVDELFTKELSVTYKKLIKYLYDNQIYNTDSLIISGTAKEKSFASSRKSYIDFTQKVGVAITLKNQQAIEEVIKWIALFEDKKILAKKLQKHSGIFNENQLRTILKLNYSGWGRLSRKLLDGITAHTPYGELTVIETMRRCSDNFMQIIQSDQYEFKKIIDDILSVNQRADITYDDIKNLAGSPGIKRALWRSVRIIDEIVDTIGYEPKLISIEMARNEDEKVRTKSRYGQLEKMYKDLYGKIYTKSDIKSQLAEYKDKLDKKKYYLYFLQNGKCAYTGNPLDIENDLRDSEIDHILPRSLTKDDSLDNTVLVLRKENQRKLDDYPIAPDIQNHMRPIWTSLKNAKLMSQLKFQRLTSQKQLSEDRVAGFVNRQLVETRQITKHLARILTEKYHDSATEVFTIRAGMSSEYRRIHDLPKCREVNDLHHAKDAYLAAVLAQYIKIRYPKLDKAFVYGEYMKFKSKKQTNMDRSSFILASMSYDLANTETGEIIWQSKITHDIIDRTMKYNDCLITKKTEIGDNQFYDQTIYGKNSGATMITRKANLPVDKYGGYSGRKAAYFMAIRYLKQVRNKDVFVNEIISVPTQIYTLEKLNRVQSTNISATTINKQKFLFLKYQSIKKLSMKATNSLLSAAAKLPMPNS from the coding sequence GTGATTTCATCGTTCGACAGCCAAAATCTACAAACATTCATGGATTTCATTAGCGCTGACGAATCGGTGGCCAAAAAAGTCAAAGCTATTTTACTTGACCGCTCTCTATCGCGTAGTACCAGAAAATCAGCTATTATTGAGCTACTACAACCCTCTCCCGACAACAAGAAGACCATCAGCGAAGCCGTCGGTGCAGTTATCGGCTTAAAGTGGAATGCTAATAAACTATTTGAGGACGATTCTCTCGAAGCAAAAGGGGAGTTCTCGAATAAAAATTACGAAGAGCAGCGCGATGAAATTGCAACCGCAATCGGCGACGATCGCTATGGGCTCGTAGAGACTTTAGAATCAGTCTATCAATGGACAATTTTTAGTCAATTCATCAGAAAAGATAGCTGTCTATCTGACATTATGGTCGAGAAATACGATGATTACCGCCAAGATTTATCTGATCTCAAATCACTATTCCATGAGTTCTTGCCTAAAGAAAGCTATAAATCATTTTTTCACGGCGACGCTGCTGAATTTGAGCTATATAACAACCACAAGCGAAATCTCGATGATTTATACAAATCTATCAAAAAACAGCTCGGCGAAGTTGCCAAGGATGACCCGCACTACCAGCGATTTGAGAAGCGGGCTGAGCTAGAGGAATTTCTCTCTAGGCAACGCATCCGAGATAACGGCGCCATTCCACATCAGATCCACCAATATGAGCTTGAAAGAATCATCGACAACCAAGCGCAGTACTATCCGCTCCTAGCCCAGAACCGTGATAAGATTATCAGCATTTTTACTTTCAAATTACCGTACTATATCGGACCACTCAAAACTGGTGGTAATTTTGCATGGTCAGTCAAAAAGAAAGATGGCGTGATCTATCCGTGGAATTTCGATGAAATAATAGACGATGAAGCTTCTGCCGAGAGATTCATCGACCGAATGCATAATAATTGTACATATCTACCAGACGAAGAAGTCCTCCCTAAAAATTCGCTGCTTTATCAAGAATATGAAGTTCGAAACGAGCTGAAGAATGTGACTGTTAATGGCGAGAGATTAAGCCCTGACATCCAAAACCGCATAGTTGATGAATTATTTACCAAAGAGCTTTCAGTTACTTACAAAAAGCTCATCAAATATCTCTATGATAATCAAATATACAACACTGACTCTCTCATTATTTCCGGAACGGCCAAAGAGAAATCATTTGCTTCGTCGCGGAAATCATATATCGACTTCACGCAAAAAGTTGGCGTCGCAATTACACTAAAAAACCAACAGGCAATCGAAGAGGTTATTAAATGGATTGCTCTCTTTGAAGATAAAAAGATTCTAGCTAAGAAGCTACAAAAGCATAGCGGCATATTTAATGAAAATCAACTACGTACTATTTTAAAGCTAAATTATAGTGGCTGGGGACGGCTATCTCGCAAACTCCTTGACGGCATTACTGCGCACACGCCTTACGGCGAGCTGACCGTCATAGAAACAATGCGCCGTTGTTCGGACAATTTTATGCAGATTATCCAGAGCGACCAATATGAATTCAAGAAAATCATTGACGATATCTTGTCAGTAAACCAGCGTGCCGATATAACCTACGACGATATCAAGAATCTTGCTGGCTCTCCCGGCATTAAACGTGCTTTGTGGCGCAGCGTTAGGATTATTGACGAGATTGTCGATACAATTGGCTACGAGCCAAAATTGATTAGCATTGAGATGGCTCGCAATGAAGACGAGAAAGTTAGAACCAAAAGCCGATACGGCCAACTGGAAAAAATGTATAAGGATCTTTACGGCAAGATATATACCAAATCTGATATAAAATCGCAATTGGCTGAATACAAAGACAAGCTCGACAAGAAAAAGTATTATCTGTATTTCCTCCAGAACGGCAAGTGCGCTTATACAGGCAACCCGCTCGACATCGAAAACGATCTCAGAGATAGTGAGATTGACCACATCTTGCCGCGGTCACTAACCAAAGACGATTCGCTAGACAATACTGTATTGGTGCTACGCAAAGAGAACCAGCGGAAACTTGATGATTATCCTATCGCGCCCGATATCCAAAACCATATGCGCCCGATTTGGACATCTCTGAAAAACGCCAAACTCATGTCGCAGCTTAAGTTTCAACGCCTAACGAGCCAAAAGCAACTGTCTGAAGACCGCGTCGCCGGCTTCGTTAATCGCCAACTCGTTGAGACACGGCAAATTACCAAGCACCTAGCCAGAATACTGACCGAAAAATATCATGACTCAGCTACCGAAGTATTTACCATTCGTGCTGGCATGAGCTCAGAATACCGTCGCATTCATGACTTGCCAAAATGTCGCGAGGTCAACGATTTACACCATGCCAAAGACGCCTATCTAGCCGCAGTACTAGCGCAATATATAAAGATTCGTTATCCAAAGCTAGATAAGGCTTTCGTCTACGGTGAATACATGAAGTTCAAATCTAAAAAACAGACCAACATGGATCGCAGCAGCTTTATCCTCGCGTCAATGAGCTACGATCTTGCCAATACAGAAACTGGTGAAATTATCTGGCAGAGTAAAATCACACACGATATCATAGACCGAACGATGAAATACAATGACTGCCTGATTACAAAGAAAACTGAAATTGGAGACAATCAATTCTACGACCAGACTATTTACGGTAAAAATTCTGGCGCCACCATGATCACCAGAAAAGCGAACCTGCCAGTCGATAAATACGGTGGCTATTCAGGGAGAAAAGCAGCCTATTTTATGGCCATAAGATATCTTAAACAGGTGCGTAACAAGGATGTTTTTGTAAACGAGATTATCAGCGTGCCAACTCAAATTTATACACTAGAAAAACTAAACCGGGTTCAATCAACGAATATATCCGCAACAACTATAAACAAGCAAAAGTTCTTATTTCTAAAATACCAATCAATCAAAAAATTGAGCATGAAGGCAACGAACAGTTTATTGTCGGCAGCAGCGAAGTTACCAATGCCAAACAGCTGA
- a CDS encoding FtsW/RodA/SpoVE family cell cycle protein, with translation MRLAVAGVFGWLVAHVAMNIASMIGITPLTGIRTLLSFGGTSMIFMCAALVCVSAVTLHQS, from the coding sequence ATGCGTCTAGCTGTGGCGGGCGTATTTGGGTGGCTTGTGGCTCATGTCGCCATGAATATTGCGTCAATGATAGGTATTACGCCACTAACAGGAATACGTACATTGCTCAGTTTTGGCGGGACAAGTATGATATTTATGTGTGCTGCCTTGGTTTGCGTTTCAGCTGTCACGCTACACCAGTCATAG
- the cas1 gene encoding type II CRISPR-associated endonuclease Cas1, giving the protein MVYRETSNQTSCETLMNFAASVLSGDTTNREAHAAKFYFKELFGPQFSRDSSSDINAALNYGYSILLSAFNREITSAGYSTTMGVNHCNEYNPFNLTCDLMEPFRPIVDREVYKCRSFAFDDFFKSRLIDILNHKVIILGKEQFLSNAINIYVKLFFRAMEEGSNKDLPEYELI; this is encoded by the coding sequence GTGGTCTATAGAGAAACCTCCAACCAAACCTCCTGCGAAACGCTTATGAATTTTGCCGCATCAGTATTATCTGGAGATACTACCAATCGCGAAGCTCATGCTGCCAAATTCTACTTCAAAGAATTATTTGGTCCGCAGTTTTCGCGTGATAGCTCCAGCGACATAAACGCAGCGCTTAACTATGGTTATTCAATTCTCCTTTCAGCTTTCAATAGGGAAATTACTTCAGCCGGCTATTCAACTACTATGGGCGTTAACCACTGCAATGAATACAATCCTTTTAACCTCACCTGCGATCTCATGGAGCCATTCCGCCCTATCGTTGACCGTGAAGTGTATAAGTGTCGAAGTTTCGCGTTTGATGACTTCTTCAAGAGTCGCCTCATTGATATTCTCAACCACAAAGTCATTATTCTTGGTAAAGAACAATTCCTGTCAAACGCGATCAACATTTATGTAAAGTTATTTTTTAGAGCAATGGAAGAGGGCAGCAACAAAGATCTGCCCGAATACGAACTAATATAA